The following is a genomic window from Streptomyces sp. JH34.
GCCGTCTGCCACCGGGGCCCTGCGGTGGGCACCGTGTGACGACCCGGAGGAGCCGGGAGCCGAGTGGTCGAACGGCGACGGACCGGGGGAGGGGTGGTGGCGGACCGTGCGCGCACGGGGGGCAACCGTGAACCGCACAGCTGGGATCCGGGACACAGGTCGCCTCACGGAGACCGGTGGACGCCGGCCCGTGCCTCCAGCCGTCGACCGGACCGCCCGGGAGCGCTCAGGGCAGCAGTGCCACGGCCCTGGCCCAGCCCGCGCCCGCTCCCGCGATCTTCACAGGGAAGCAGCTCACGTCGAACCCGGTGGGAGCCGGGAGCGACTCCAGGTGGGCGAGGCGCTCTATTTGGCAGTACTCCCGGTCGCGGCCCGCGAAGTGGGCGGGCCACAGAGCGCCGACTTCGCCGGTCCGCTGGTAGTGCTCGATCATGTGGCGGAAAGGTGCGTCCAGGCTGAACGCATCCGTGCCGATCACCCGCACGCCTTGGTCCAAGAGGTAGTGGGTGGCCGACCCGTCCAGGCCGGTGAAGTCCGTGAAGTAGGCAGGCGTTCCGGAGAGCCGGGACGCGCCGGTGCGGAGCAGCACGATCTCGCCCGCGCTCACCGTGTGGCCGATCCGTTTCAGCTCCCGGCGGACGAACGCGGCGTCCACGGTGCCGGGACCGGCACTGGAGAGGTCGAGGATCACTCCAGGGCCGTGGAACCACTCCAGCGGCAACTCGTCGATGTGGCGGGGCCGCCCGTCGCCGTAGGCCGCCACCGAGCCGTAGTGCGAGGGTGCATCGATGTGTGTGCCGGTGTGTGTGGTGAGGCTCAGTGTGTCGATCGACAGTAACTCCCCACCGGGCAGCACCGATGGGTCGAACTCTATGCCGAAGTGCGCGCGCATCTCCTCGCTCATGTGCTTGGCGCCGTCGGCGGCGCTCATCACCTGGTGCTCGACGGGTTCGGGCTCCCAGGCCGTCGCGTCGATCGGGGTGGAGAGGTCGATGATCCGCATGCTGTCCTCCGCTGTGTTCCGCAGGTCAGGGGTACGTGCTTCGTCAGGCGCGCAGGGTCAGACCGCCGTCGGCCGTGATCACCTGACCGTGTATCCACCGGGCGTCGTCGGAGCAGAGCAGCGCCACCACAGCGGCTATGTCGTCCGGGGTGGTCAGCCGTCCCGCCGGAGTCCTCGCGGCGAGGGCCCGCATCAGGTCGGAATCGCCGCTCCCCGGACCCTTGTCGAGCTTCGCGGTGGACACGCCGTTGACGGTGATGCCCAACGGGGCGAGCTCCACGGCCAGATAGCGGACCTGC
Proteins encoded in this region:
- a CDS encoding cyclase family protein yields the protein MRIIDLSTPIDATAWEPEPVEHQVMSAADGAKHMSEEMRAHFGIEFDPSVLPGGELLSIDTLSLTTHTGTHIDAPSHYGSVAAYGDGRPRHIDELPLEWFHGPGVILDLSSAGPGTVDAAFVRRELKRIGHTVSAGEIVLLRTGASRLSGTPAYFTDFTGLDGSATHYLLDQGVRVIGTDAFSLDAPFRHMIEHYQRTGEVGALWPAHFAGRDREYCQIERLAHLESLPAPTGFDVSCFPVKIAGAGAGWARAVALLP